Proteins encoded in a region of the Planctomycetaceae bacterium genome:
- the smpB gene encoding SsrA-binding protein SmpB: MVKDDKKPKHIPKMENKKAFFNYEIVEKIEAGMSLQGSEVKSLRLGGADLMGSFARIDSMECWLMGCNIAPYKEANLRNHEPLRKRKLLLHKKQILKISNKLQQKGLTLVPLRIYFNDHGMAKIELALATGKRQYDKREKLKQRQQKGDMDRGLKKYKR; the protein is encoded by the coding sequence ATGGTGAAAGACGATAAAAAACCCAAACACATTCCAAAGATGGAAAACAAAAAAGCTTTTTTCAATTACGAAATAGTTGAAAAAATCGAGGCGGGTATGTCGCTTCAGGGCAGTGAGGTGAAATCGCTCCGCCTTGGTGGCGCAGATTTGATGGGGTCTTTTGCCAGAATAGACAGTATGGAATGCTGGCTTATGGGCTGTAATATCGCGCCGTACAAAGAGGCGAACCTTCGCAATCACGAACCGCTGCGGAAACGAAAACTGCTGCTGCATAAAAAACAAATTCTGAAAATCTCAAACAAGCTCCAGCAGAAAGGCCTGACTTTGGTTCCGCTTCGGATTTATTTTAACGACCACGGTATGGCGAAAATAGAACTTGCGCTGGCGACCGGAAAACGACAATATGATAAGCGTGAAAAACTTAAACAAAGACAGCAAAAAGGCGATATGGATAGAGGCCTGAAAAAATATAAACGATGA
- a CDS encoding sulfite exporter TauE/SafE family protein yields the protein MFNISLYLLLGLCAGILSGLVGIGGATLIIPALVLLFGMSQYTAQGTTLAMMVPPIGILAAWMYYQKGYVDLKIAGLMCIGFLIGGLIGAKFAVGIPEHILKKIFGVFLLIVSLRMVFCK from the coding sequence ATGTTCAATATTAGTCTTTATCTGCTTTTGGGTCTTTGCGCGGGAATTTTGAGTGGTCTTGTCGGTATCGGCGGGGCGACGCTGATTATCCCCGCTCTGGTTTTACTATTTGGAATGTCGCAATACACCGCGCAGGGCACTACGCTGGCGATGATGGTTCCGCCTATCGGCATTTTGGCTGCGTGGATGTATTATCAGAAGGGCTACGTGGATTTAAAAATCGCCGGCTTGATGTGCATCGGTTTTTTGATTGGCGGCCTTATCGGTGCTAAATTCGCCGTCGGCATTCCCGAACATATCCTAAAAAAAATATTCGGCGTGTTTTTGCTAATCGTGTCATTGAGAATGGTGTTCTGTAAATAA
- a CDS encoding ATP-dependent Clp protease ATP-binding subunit: MFERFTDRARKVMALANQEAQRFNHEYIGTEHILLGLVKEGSGVGANVLKNLDVDIKKLRLEVEKLVKSGPDMVTMGKLPHTPRAKKVIEFAIEEARSLNHNYIGTEHLLLGLLRETEGVAAQVLMNLGLKLEDVRQEVLNLLGAGVDNSMPSLDMKMDPSMGGGAKGAPGGQKSRTPALDSFGRDLTQLAAEGELDPVIGRRIEIERLVQILCRRTKNNPVLIGEAGVGKTAIVEGLAQRICDKQVPEILRDKRIVSLDLALMVAGTKYRGQFEERIKAVINEVKRAKNVVLFIDELHTLVGAGGAEGAIDASNVLKPALSRGEVQCIGATTFDEYRKYIEKDAALERRFQTIVVEPPSKEEALEILKGLRDRYEAHHRVTFSNEALYQAVELSSRYITGRCMPDKAIDVIDEAGACVRLKNMTTPPNLAEIEKEIEKIQLEKDEAVKTADYEKAAALRDQCQKLLDKKAQVQQEWYDKNKENAGEVDTEIIAEVVSKMTGVPLKRLEKQEAQRLLDLEGELHRRVVSQDEAVTAISKAVRRSRSGLKDPNRPMGSFIFIGPSGVGKTLLARALAEFMFGDEDALIQIDMSEYMEKHNVSRLVGAPPGYVGYEEGGQLTERIRRRPYAVLLLDEIEKAHSDVYNMLLQIMEEGRLTDSFGRHIDFKNVILIMTSNIGADLIKNQAGFGFGKRTAEANYEKMKDMLNKEVERHFRPEFLNRLDDMIVFHSLTKDDLTTIVEYELNKVFKRLTKQGYRMEVAQAAKEFLIEKGYNSEFGARPLRRAIERYIEDTLSENILRGEFKGKNVIKIEVQDEDHLKFEGLFEEKPKVEPVAAAAAIAPAANDAQPNADQSPTEGT, from the coding sequence ATGTTTGAACGTTTCACGGACAGAGCACGGAAGGTAATGGCGCTGGCAAATCAGGAAGCGCAGCGTTTCAATCACGAGTACATCGGCACGGAACACATCCTGCTCGGACTTGTTAAAGAAGGTTCGGGTGTCGGAGCCAATGTTCTGAAAAACCTCGATGTCGATATAAAGAAACTCCGGCTGGAAGTTGAAAAGCTCGTCAAGAGCGGCCCCGATATGGTTACGATGGGCAAACTTCCGCACACTCCCCGCGCAAAGAAAGTTATCGAGTTCGCAATCGAAGAAGCTCGGTCGCTCAATCATAATTACATCGGAACCGAACACCTGCTGCTCGGCCTCCTTCGCGAAACTGAAGGCGTAGCCGCACAGGTTCTTATGAATCTCGGCCTGAAACTCGAAGACGTTCGTCAGGAAGTTTTGAATCTGCTCGGCGCAGGCGTTGACAACAGTATGCCTTCGCTTGATATGAAAATGGACCCATCGATGGGCGGCGGAGCTAAAGGCGCACCCGGCGGTCAGAAGAGCAGAACACCCGCTCTCGACAGTTTCGGCAGAGACCTGACACAGCTTGCCGCTGAAGGCGAACTTGACCCCGTTATCGGCAGAAGAATCGAAATTGAAAGACTTGTGCAAATCCTTTGCAGAAGAACGAAAAACAATCCTGTACTCATCGGCGAAGCTGGCGTTGGTAAAACCGCAATCGTCGAAGGACTCGCGCAGCGAATTTGTGATAAGCAGGTTCCCGAAATACTTCGCGACAAACGAATCGTATCGCTTGACCTTGCATTGATGGTTGCCGGCACGAAGTACAGAGGTCAGTTTGAAGAAAGAATCAAAGCTGTTATCAACGAAGTCAAACGCGCGAAAAATGTTGTGCTGTTCATTGATGAACTTCATACATTAGTCGGAGCAGGCGGCGCAGAAGGCGCTATCGATGCTTCGAATGTTTTGAAGCCCGCTCTTTCGAGAGGCGAAGTACAGTGTATCGGTGCGACGACTTTCGACGAGTACAGAAAATATATCGAAAAAGACGCGGCTTTAGAAAGAAGATTCCAGACAATCGTTGTTGAGCCGCCGAGCAAAGAAGAGGCTCTTGAAATTCTCAAAGGTCTTCGCGACAGATACGAAGCTCACCACAGAGTAACCTTCAGCAATGAAGCGCTCTATCAGGCCGTTGAGCTTTCCAGCAGATATATCACAGGCAGATGTATGCCTGATAAGGCAATCGATGTTATCGATGAAGCGGGCGCGTGCGTCCGCTTGAAGAATATGACGACTCCGCCGAATCTTGCGGAGATTGAGAAGGAAATCGAAAAGATTCAGCTCGAAAAAGACGAAGCTGTGAAGACTGCGGATTATGAAAAAGCCGCGGCGCTTCGCGACCAGTGCCAAAAACTTTTAGATAAGAAAGCACAGGTTCAGCAGGAATGGTATGATAAGAATAAAGAAAACGCCGGCGAAGTTGATACTGAAATCATCGCTGAAGTTGTCAGCAAGATGACGGGCGTGCCGCTCAAGCGTTTGGAAAAACAGGAAGCGCAAAGACTGCTCGACCTCGAAGGCGAATTACATAGAAGAGTTGTCAGCCAGGATGAGGCTGTTACGGCTATCTCCAAAGCTGTTCGCAGGAGCAGAAGCGGTTTGAAAGACCCGAATCGTCCGATGGGTTCGTTTATATTCATTGGCCCAAGCGGCGTTGGTAAAACATTGCTCGCAAGAGCGCTTGCTGAATTTATGTTCGGCGATGAAGACGCTCTGATTCAAATCGATATGAGCGAATATATGGAGAAGCACAATGTCAGCAGACTTGTCGGCGCTCCTCCGGGATATGTCGGTTACGAAGAAGGCGGCCAGCTTACCGAACGTATCAGACGCAGACCTTATGCGGTATTGCTGCTTGATGAAATCGAAAAGGCGCATTCGGATGTTTACAATATGCTTCTTCAGATTATGGAAGAAGGCCGATTGACAGACAGTTTCGGCAGACATATCGATTTCAAGAACGTCATTTTGATTATGACAAGCAACATCGGCGCAGACCTGATTAAGAATCAGGCCGGTTTCGGTTTCGGCAAACGCACCGCTGAAGCGAACTACGAAAAAATGAAGGATATGCTTAATAAGGAAGTCGAACGTCACTTCAGACCTGAATTTTTGAACAGGCTTGATGATATGATTGTATTCCATTCTCTTACAAAGGATGATTTGACTACAATCGTCGAATACGAACTCAATAAGGTATTCAAACGCCTGACCAAACAGGGTTATCGTATGGAAGTCGCACAGGCGGCAAAAGAATTCCTCATTGAGAAGGGATATAATTCTGAATTTGGAGCTCGTCCATTGCGTCGTGCGATTGAACGTTATATTGAAGATACGCTTTCGGAAAA
- a CDS encoding tRNA-dihydrouridine synthase family protein has product MQIGKLNFKWPMLQAALSGYTDRAMRVLARRFGCELTFSGVMLDKSACHKSVMRMKNYQIKDDDHPIGGQLLGTDPKIMAQAALNFVTQGYDVIDLNFACPAPKVLRRGRGGAMMGNPNLVIEIFKTVRDVVKLPLMIKLRIGIDETEGAREDFWKICENTIAGGVDALIVHGRTTSQYFRGKADWTVIAELKKKYPQTTIIGSGDLFEPVDIIAKMKTTGIDGVAIARGVIGRPWIFKEIIDLLEGKTEIYKPDVQEQGRIILDHLDLLGELYEPKKRVWYFRKFLAHYSKYHMGEKRKLKMQLVTAHDEEQLRAVIKNYYGV; this is encoded by the coding sequence ATGCAGATTGGAAAGTTAAATTTCAAATGGCCGATGCTGCAAGCGGCACTTAGCGGATACACCGACCGCGCAATGCGAGTTCTTGCCCGTCGATTCGGATGCGAACTGACCTTCAGCGGCGTTATGCTCGACAAATCAGCCTGTCATAAATCCGTAATGCGGATGAAAAATTATCAAATCAAAGACGACGACCATCCCATCGGCGGCCAACTTTTAGGCACAGACCCGAAAATTATGGCTCAAGCCGCGCTGAATTTCGTCACGCAGGGTTATGACGTTATCGATTTAAACTTTGCCTGCCCCGCTCCGAAAGTCCTGCGGAGAGGACGAGGCGGCGCAATGATGGGCAATCCAAATTTAGTAATCGAAATTTTCAAAACGGTCAGAGATGTCGTGAAACTTCCGCTGATGATTAAATTGCGAATCGGCATCGACGAAACCGAAGGTGCGCGTGAAGATTTCTGGAAAATATGCGAAAACACTATCGCAGGCGGTGTTGATGCGCTAATCGTCCACGGCAGAACGACCTCGCAGTATTTCAGGGGCAAAGCCGACTGGACGGTTATCGCCGAGCTGAAGAAAAAATATCCGCAGACGACAATCATCGGCAGCGGAGATTTGTTCGAGCCAGTGGACATAATCGCAAAGATGAAAACCACCGGCATTGACGGCGTAGCGATTGCCCGCGGCGTTATCGGCAGGCCGTGGATTTTTAAAGAGATAATCGACCTGCTCGAAGGCAAAACAGAAATTTACAAGCCGGATGTTCAGGAACAGGGACGAATTATTCTCGACCATCTCGATTTGCTCGGCGAACTCTACGAGCCGAAGAAGCGGGTGTGGTATTTCCGAAAATTCCTCGCCCATTACAGCAAATACCACATGGGCGAAAAAAGAAAGCTGAAAATGCAGCTCGTAACCGCCCACGATGAAGAGCAGTTAAGAGCGGTAATCAAAAATTACTATGGCGTTTAA